In the Drosophila takahashii strain IR98-3 E-12201 chromosome 3R, DtakHiC1v2, whole genome shotgun sequence genome, one interval contains:
- the LOC108069595 gene encoding uncharacterized protein, translated as MRVPPLRMGDEMIAQVSPHIPTLVHVWEREIFDFVSPSSPPPLPPQLQQQPVQAPTTTSTTTRTSSTAIATMAAINTVPKSIHLPLTTISSAPRVLMCSASVGNEGSVTLQLRDANALEAAATKTASASAAAAATSTTSPNGAASAPASALENALNIGYPDPEMLADVLGTIQTASLKNNNSITAATSSNSSAKSAGSNHLANPNKITITRRSVQSVSTSTNSSIGGSGKTNTSYIKNCLIRSSSCSNTVTNVTTLAQIMSNSSTSSAASLLNQHNNNSNCSNSSNFSTASSVGSSISVGSNSSSNSNCSNGSNSNSNDSNSSSGGGHSLSFKCTTGRHVPAGGLSSSSGASTNGSGTVSGIDIISVEAPRKNRPKLSSPTRHGPQQCQICCKIFGNASALAKHKLTHSDERKYICALCSKAFKRQDHLNGHMMTHRNKKPYECKADGCGKSYCDARSLRRHSENHHAGGAATPTTGHQSLSPTAHSSSGTSGNSSSSGSSVATSSLSLSPATASGDASSPDGATCIRTYISTGSSVVDAATGIALSEEQIKAMNLPIKTGVTLLSPTTSTSSNASSTASSASSTLSSAGSGSGSVSGLGSGSVSMAPSPSMAASSPTITLSDGMNLEGEGLTREQLDLISKIMQQTKQTSAQVTVSSPTSVNSYKINTSSSPSQNRPRTWNMQLLNRAQNVTVTVEDNTEMATPSSNSPVEVKEEELSPQLVSNMNPHLLNIVKLDKPVECNLCHRKFKNIPALNGHMRLHGGYYKKDPETKRSEKKDSSGPPLQTASIGVRALIEEKIISKRKDMTKGSFVVPAPPHSSGTTTTLRRSISDLESFLNPKTSTSSHSQTMTTTTGTTTAVLPAATTIKSSNGLSIQQIGLPQSIEIFSGGQKQAKTLNLGSGTNTITITTNNVPTTTTMSALTALKAGGTISGISTATNTDPKDSTLIELLKRGTRIAVTSKKAQSQGQTGMMTSTSGLATNAVTELTTIGGSGRQIITNNNRTVIIPSDVQVVSTKSKLSSLSSLVKSNITSSSSGNLSLADGTPLSLTIAPNQEITGGGGGGGGCASGTGSVITSGGGGVYTVTYTSDGSDLFDDAEVYNVSDTEMLLQTVDSMELLNDEEIKSEHSEDFALLSEAGDSAHTQLVKLEPESGQANAGNSGNGSISGSNTTTPLPTFQQFHSKELIMQNSSQIQAIASMRGGSGASGVLASPLHSPLAYPTPPSSHENMAQSSPFIEDAAAQFVDASNTFFGDKTDFSHIYFKTDEGEATIEQLNEHDNEKILKLKSVLEESSFDPSIKVEDLLNGTDDDTECDLREFAETNLSFLDEDQEFLNDSRNATSPLSESFFTSGIGSAEDVKQVLREVLPDENMQLQLTSEQQGENIIDLYYLPGLGLQSQMMPNSEDPLLSSSPREFGQQRQQMALQATLDQPIQGNIYQQQQQEQQQQEPQQQQQQEQPQQQQQLLLPQQPLNQTESLPAAVVQQQQQQQQGDFMLPLVGGHGFTQVTSQTQYIDNSQGASNMTMQPLNSLLQPLLYNGAGTSSAGGTESLLTTTSDCQLNANQGQIDGGLLFACGNATTTTATMASRPLSGLLPNPPSVANLQPLSNQTNSILKRRLRSNAPQETHKFSKFHTLSPHRSKLRKPSRTHYTPAPILNPDRKGTGLYCNVRKQLGQGLFDAFDDDFGDSVGLVDFSDESKVNLGSTYQAQIPSCRPMDEAARDSSGAELMWNPEVQEDDKILMRYIDLSKSSAVPMGSHSEEVALQTLLKAKGNSAAAVLSLLQTQSGAFQMKWTAYELEQFLRGLEKHGKDFGKIASELQTKSSGDCVQIYYFWKKLCVDYKVSHLKMEPVVVIAPAVEKPYVCEIADCSASFSSKAALHGHVRIHAYGRSASSNTNNSSSSNTSSSGNMQQATANSANSSHSNTNSSSSYACATLANSSSSNCNNPTSNATPAAAAIHASNMGQNGSNCNTNSNATTAATSTLSATPKLEAVNGNTALPVAKEGEFPCKVCGKVFNKVKSRSAHMKTHRVQDSDQKHQLNHQAGTGLTTVASSTITAPS; from the exons ATGCGTGTTCCGCCTCTAAGGATGGGAGATGAGATGATCGCACAGGTTTCGCCTCATATTCCGACTCTCGTACATGTTTGGGAGCGAGAG atttttgattttgtatccccatcatcaccaccaccactaccaccacaactacaacaacaaccagtacaagcaccaacaacaacatcaacaacaaccaGAACCTCATCGACGGCAATTGCGACGATGGCTGCCATAAATACG GTACCAAAGAGCATCCACCTGCCATTGACAACTATCAGCAGCGCGCCGCGCGTGTTGATGTGCAGCGCTTCCGTGGGCAACGAAGGATCCGTGACTCTGCAACTGCGGGATGCCAACGCCTTGGAGGCAGCGGCCACGAAAacagcatcagcatcagcagcagcggcagccacATCAACGACGTCACCGAATGGCGCTGCCAGTGCGCCAGCGTCGGCGCTAGAGAATGCGCTGAACATTGGCTATCCGGATCCGGAAATGTTGGCAGATGTCTTGGGCACCATTCAGACAGCCT CTCTCAAGAACAACAACTCAATCACAGCAGCAACTTCAAGCAATAGCTCAGCCAAGTCGGCGGGCAGCAATCATTTAGCGAACCCCAACAAGATAACCATAACCAGGCGCAGTGTCCAGTCGGTCAGCACCTCGACGAATTCGAGCATCGGTGGCAGCGGCAAGACCAACACCAGCTACATCAAGAACTGCTTGatccgcagcagcagctgcagcaacaCGGTCACCAATGTCACAACATTGGCGCAGATTatgagcaacagcagcacgaGCAGCGCGGCCAGTTTACTCAATCAGCATAATAATAACAGCAATTGCAGTAATAGCAGCAACTTTAGCACCGCCTCCTCAGTGGGCAGCAGCATTAGTGTCggtagcaacagcagcagcaacagcaactgcagcaacggcagcaacagcaacagcaacgacagcaacagcagcagcggcggtgGACACAGTTTGAGCTTTAAGTGCACCACCGGACGGCATGTTCCCGCTGGTGGATTGAGCTCATCATCGGGGGCATCCACGAATGGTAGCGGCACCGTCAGCGGTATCGACATCATAAGCGTCGAGGCGCCGCGCAAGAATCGCCCCAAATTATCATCGCCAACGCGTCACGGACCGCAGCAGTGTCAG ATTTGTTGCAAGATCTTTGGAAATGCCTCGGCGCTGGCCAAGCACAAACTGACGCACAGCGACGAGCGGAAATACATCTGCGCGCTCTGCTCGAAGGCATTCAAGCGGCAAGATCACTT AAACGGACACATGATGACTCATCGGAACAAGAAGCCTTACGAGTGTAAGGCGGATGGCTGTGGCAAGTCCTACTGCGATGCCAGATCCTTGAGGCGCCACTCGGAGAATCACCATGCCGGTGGAgcagccacgcccaccaccGGCCACCAGTCGCTctcgcccaccgcccacagcTCGAGCGGCACgagcggcaacagcagcagcagcggcagtagTGTGGCCACCAGCTCCCTGAGCCTCTCGCCGGCCACCGCGAGTGGAGATGCCAGCTCCCCCGATGGAGCCACCTGCATTCGCACCTACATTTCCACGGGCAGCTCGGTGGTGGATGCGGCCACTGGAATCGCCCTGTCGGAGGAACAAATCAAGGCCATGAATCTGCCGATTAAGACGGGCGTGACCCTGTTGTCGCCCACCACTTCGACCTCCTCGAATGCCTCCTCCACGGCCTCGTCGGCCAGCTCAACGCTTTCCTCAGCGGgctcgggatcgggatcggtaTCGGGCTTGGGTTCCGGATCAGTTTCGATGGCTCCCTCGCCATCGATGGCCGCCAGCTCGCCCACCATCACGCTCAGCGATGGCATGAATCTGGAGGGCGAGGGCCTGACCCGCGAACAGTTGGATCTCATCAGCAAGATTATGCAGCAGACGAAGCAGACGAGTGCCCAGGTCACCGTCTCCTCGCCCACCAGTGTCAACTCCTACAAGATCAACACCAGCTCGTCGCCATCGCAGAACAGACCGCGCACCTGGAACATGCAATTG CTAAATAGGGCCCAGAATGTGACCGTCACCGTTGAGGACAACACGGAAATGGCCACCCCCTCCTCCAACTCACCCGTGGAGgtcaaggaggaggagctgagcCCACAGCTAGTGAGCAACATGAATCCCCACCTGCTCAACATCGTGAAGCTCGACAAGCCGGTCGAGTGCAATCTCTGTCACCGCAAGTTCAAAAACATACCCGCCCTCAATGGGCACATGCGTCTGCATGGCGGCTACTACAAGAAGGATCCGGAAACCAAGAGGAGCGAGAAGAAGGACTCCAGTGGTCCACCCCTGCAGACGGCGAGCATTGGAGTGCGCGCCCTTATCGAGGAAAAGATCATCAGCAAGCGCAAGGACATGACTAAG GGCTCCTTTGTGGTTCCGGCGCCTCCGCACAGCAgtggcaccaccaccaccctgCGGCGATCGATCAGCGACCTGGAGAGCTTCCTCAACCCGAAGACGAGCACCAGCAGTCACAGCCAGACGATGACCACCACTACGGGCACCACCACAGCCGTTCTCCCGGCGGCCACGACGATCAAGAGCAGCAATGGGCTCAGTATCCAGCAGATTGGCCTCCCGCAGAGCATCGAGATCTTCAGCGGGGGTCAGAAGCAGGCCAAGACCCTCAATCTGGGCAGCGGCACCAATACGATCACCATAACCACCAACAATGTACCCACCACTACGACGATGAGTGCTCTAACTGCCTTAAAGGCGGGCGGCACCATCAGTGGCATTTCCACGGCCACCAATACGGATCCCAAGGACTCCACACTCATCGAGCTGCTCAAGCGGGGCACTCGCATAGCGGTCACCTCGAAGAAGGCACAATCGCAGGGCCAAACGGGAATGATGACATCTACGAGTGGACTGGCCACAAATGCCGTCACCGAGTTGACCACCATAGGAGGCAGTGGCCGGCAGATCATCACCAACAATAACCGCACCGTGATCATACCCTCCGATGTCCAGGTGGTGTCCACCAAGAGCAAGCTGAGCAGTCTGAGCAGTCTGGTCAAGAGTAATATCACCAGTAGTTCCTCGGGAAATCTTTCGCTGGCCGATGGAACGCCTCTCTCGCTGACCATTGCTCCCAACCAGGAGATCAcgggaggcggaggaggaggcggaggatgtGCCAGTGGAACGGGAAGTGTGATCACGAGCGGAGGCGGGGGCGTCTACACGGTGACCTACACCAGCGACGGGAGCGATCTGTTCGACGATGCCGAGGTATACAACGTTTCGGACACCGAGATGCTGCTGCAGACGGTGGACTCCATGGAGCTGCTCAACGACGAGGAGATCAAGAGCGAACATTCCGAGGACTTTGCCCTGCTGAGCGAAGCGGGCGACAGTGCGCACACCCAGCTGGTGAAACTGGAGCCGGAAAGTGGTCAAGCCAACGCCGGAAACTCTGGCAACGGAAGCATTTCGGGTTCAAATACCACAACGCCGCTGCCCACCTTCCAGCAATTCCATTCCAAGGAGCTGATCATGCAGAACAGTTCGCAGATCCAGGCGATAGCCAGCATGCGGGGAGGAAGTGGAGCCAGCGGTGTCCTGGCCTCGCCGCTCCACTCTCCGCTGGCCTATCCCACCCCGCCCTCGAGCCACGAGAACATGGCCCAGAGTTCGCCCTTCATCGAGGATGCAGCCGCCCAGTTTGTGGATGCCAGCAACACGTTCTTCGGCGACAAGACGGACTTCTCGCACATCTACTTCAAGACGGACGAGGGCGAGGCCACCATTGAGCAGCTGAACGAGCACGACAACGAGAAGATCCTGAAGCTCAAGTCGGTGCTGGAGGAGAGCAGCTTCGATCCCTCTATTAAAGTTGAGGATCTGCTGAATGGCACCGACGATGACACCGAGTGTGATTTGCGCGAGTTCGCCGAGACGAACCTCTCGTTTCTGGACGAGGATCAGGAGTTCCTGAATGACTCGCGCAATGCCACCTCGCCGCTCTCGGAATCCTTCTTCACCAGCGGCATTGGTTCCGCGGAGGATGTGAAGCAGGTTCTGCGGGAAGTCCTGCCCGATGAGAACATGCAGTTGCAGCTGACAAGCGAGCAACAGGGCGAGAACATCATCGATCTCTACTATCTGCCTGGGTTGGGCCTCCAATCCCAGATGATGCCCAATTCGGAGGACCCCTTGCTCTCCTCGTCACCGCGGGAGTTTGGCCAGCAAAGGCAGCAGATGGCTCTGCAGGCCACCCTGGATCAGCCAATTCAGGGGAACAtttaccagcagcagcagcaggagcagcagcaacaggagccacagcagcagcagcaacaggagcaaccacagcaacagcaacaattgcTGCTGCCCCAGCAACCACTCAATCAAACGGAATCCCTGCCAGCAGCTGTGGttcagcaacaacagcagcagcagcagggtgACTTCATGCTGCCCCTGGTGGGTGGCCATGGATTCACTCAAGTCACCAGCCAAACCCAGTATATAGACAACAGCCAGGGAGCAAGCAACATGACCATGCAGCCCCTCAACAGCCTGCTGCAGCCACTGCTTTATAATGGGGCAGGCACTTCCTCAGCCGGGGGCACTGAATCGCTGCTCACCACCACCAGCGATTGCCAACTGAATGCCAATCAAGGACAAATCGATGGGGGCCTGCTGTTCGCCTGTGGCAATGCGACCACCACGACAGCAACCATGGCGAGCAGACCGCTGAGCGGCCTCCTGCCGAATCCACCGAGTGTGGCCAATCTGCAGCCGCTATCCAACCAAACCAATTCCATACTGAAGCGCCGCCTGCGCTCCAATGCTCCCCAGGAGACGCACAAGTTCTCCAAGTTCCACACCCTGTCGCCGCATCGCTCCAAGCTGCGCAAGCCATCGCGCACCCACTACACGCCGGCACCCATCCTGAATCCGGATCGCAAGGGCACCGGGCTGTACTGCAATGTGCGCAAGCAACTCGGCCAGGGTCTGTTCGATGCCTTCGACGATGACTTCGGGGACTCGGTGGGCCTGGTGGACTTCTCCGATGAGTCCAAGGTCAATTTGGGCTCAACGTACCAGGCGCAGATACCCAGTTGTCGGCCGATGGACGAGGCAGCAAGGGATTCGTCGGGCGCCGAGCTGATGTGGAATCCCGAGGTGCAGGAAGACGACAAGATCCTGATGCGCTACATTGATCTCAGCAAGTCGTCGGCCGTGCCCATGGGCAGTCATTCCGAGGAGGTGGCGCTCCAAACGCTGCTCAAGGCCAAGGGTAactcggcggcggcggtgctTAGTCTGCTGCAGACGCAATCGGGCGCTTTCCAGATGAAGTGGACCGCCTACGAGCTGGAGCAGTTCTTGCGGGGATTGGAGAAGCACGGCAAGGACTTTGGCAAGATTGCCAGTGAG CTGCAGACAAAATCCTCTGGCGATTGTGTTCAAATCTACTACTTCTGGAAGAAACTCTGCGTGGACTACAAGGTGTCGCACTTGAAGATGGAGCCCGTGGTCGTAATTGCTCCCGCTGTGGAGAAGCCCTATGTCTGCGAGATCGCCGACTGCTCAGCG AGCTTCAGTTCGAAAGCAGCGCTGCACGGTCATGTCCGCATACACGCTTATGGCCGCAgtgccagcagcaacaccaacaacagcagcagcagcaacactagTAGCAGCGGCAACATGCAACAGGCCACGGCAAATAGTGCCAATTCCTCCCAtagcaacaccaacagcagcagcagctacgCATGTGCAACACtagccaacagcagcagcagcaattgcAATAACCCAACCAGCAATGCcacgccagcagcagcagcaatacaCGCCAGCAACATGGGCCAAAACGGCAGCAACTGCAATACCAATTCAAATGCAACGACAGCAGCAACGTCGACGCTTTCGGCCACGCCCAAATTGGAGGCGGTCAATGGCAACACTGCGTTGCCAGTTGCCAAGGAGGGCGAGTTTCCCTGCAAGGTGTGCGGCAA GGTCTTCAATAAGGTGAAGAGTCGCAGTGCGCACATGAAGACGCACCGCGTCCAGGACTCAGATCAAAAACACCAGCTGAATCACCAGGCTGGAACAGGATTGACCACCGTCGCCTCATCAACCATCACCGCCCCGTCGTAG